TCTGTGGCGATATCGCCGCGCAGCAACTTCGTGCGGCGATGGCGCTAGCGCAACGCGCCGACCCCGTCCTTGTCCTGCGTGACGATCTGGCCATCGGCCCGTTGCGCGAGATCGACGAGAGCGAACGGCAGCGCGCCGCGTTCTGGCAGCGCGTCATGCCGTCGGCCGGCCGCGATTACGCCGGCGAATTGCGCGAAGAACTTGCCTCGCTGCAACGGCTGGCCGAAGGCGACAATGCGGTGGTCTGCTGGCATGGCGACAGTGCGTCGGATCAGTTGTCGCTGCGTCGCGTGGCGTTCATGTTGCGCAACACGCCCGCCCGGTTGAACGAAATCGCGCTGCGCGGCAGCGACCTGGGCGGTGCGCACGCAGCGGGTCATGCGGGCGACGCCAATCGCCGTACCAGCGTCGGTATGTATGCCCCGGAAATGCTTGCCAAACGGTTCGCGCGCATCGCCCCGATTTCTTTGTTGCGCATCGGCCGTTTATCGCTCGAATGGCGGGCGCTCAAGCAAGTGAATACTCAGGTTCGCCGCTGGGTGCACAACACGTTCGAAGGCGCGACGTTCGCCGAGATCGACGATCAGATTCTGACGCGCGCCCCGGTCGCCTGGACACCGGTGGCTGCATTCCTTGGCGAATTGATGCCGCGCATCGAGGGCTTTTTCGCCACCGACAGTTTTCTTTTGTGGCGTTGCCGCGAACTCGGTGCGGCAGGCCGGCTAGCGCTACGCGGCGACACCACGGCCGCCGCCGCGTGCGATTTACGATTG
This is a stretch of genomic DNA from Pandoraea faecigallinarum. It encodes these proteins:
- a CDS encoding DUF1835 domain-containing protein, translated to MNTIHVVCGDIAAQQLRAAMALAQRADPVLVLRDDLAIGPLREIDESERQRAAFWQRVMPSAGRDYAGELREELASLQRLAEGDNAVVCWHGDSASDQLSLRRVAFMLRNTPARLNEIALRGSDLGGAHAAGHAGDANRRTSVGMYAPEMLAKRFARIAPISLLRIGRLSLEWRALKQVNTQVRRWVHNTFEGATFAEIDDQILTRAPVAWTPVAAFLGELMPRIEGFFATDSFLLWRCRELGAAGRLALRGDTTAAAACDLRLE